A section of the Pseudorasbora parva isolate DD20220531a chromosome 2, ASM2467924v1, whole genome shotgun sequence genome encodes:
- the LOC137089862 gene encoding zinc finger protein 235-like encodes IKAETQELLDILTRNKTKILNVMEESEEHHVKPGEKPLSRSKTKKIFMKKTGAKKSTTCTQCGKSFPTKQHLNIHMRVHTGEKPFECDQCGKSFSQSVHLKHHMMIHTGEKPFSCDHCGKTFIVSSNLKKHLRVHTKEKPHSCSVCGKSFSLLQNLHTHQKIHTGVREYMCFECEKTFTTADSLKLHERIHRREKPYKCSHCDERFSQSGHLKTHERIHTGEKPYKCSPCDKRFSQSSYPKTHERIHTGEKPYKCSPCDKRFSQSSYPKTHERIHTGEKPYKCSHCDKRFSQSSYPKTHERIHSREKPYKCSHCDERFSQSSDLKTHERIHSREKPYKCSHCDKRFSQSSDLKTHERIHSREKPYKCSHWREKPLKKNLK; translated from the exons ataaaagccgaaacccagg aattgttagatattttgactagaaacaagacaaaaatactaa ACGTGATGGAAGAGAGTGAAGAACATCATGTCAAACCTGGAGAAAAACCTTTGAGTCGCTCAAAGACTAAAAAGATATTTATGAAGAAAACAGGAGCCAAGAAATCTACAACCtgcactcagtgtggaaagagtttcccAACTAAACAACATCTTAATATCCatatgagagttcacactggagagaagccgttcgaATGTGAtcaatgtggaaaaagtttcagtCAATCAGTACACCTTAAACATCACATGATGatccacaccggagagaagccgttctCATGTGATCACTGTGGGAAAACATTTATTGTGTCATCAAACCTGAAGAAACATCTAAGAGTTCATACGAAGGAGAAGCCACATTCATGCTCtgtgtgtggaaagagtttctcACTGCTGCAAAATTTACACACACATCAGAAAATACACACTGGTGTGAGAGAGTACATGTGCTTTGAGTGTGAGAAGACTTTTACTACAGCAGACAGTTTAAAACTGCACGAGAGGATCCACCGCAGAGAGaaaccttacaagtgttcacactgtgacgagagattcagtcagtcaggacatctgaaaacacacgagaggatccacactggagaaaaaccttacaagtgttcacCCTGTGACAAGAGATTCAGTCAGTCATCATATCCGAAAACACACGAgaggattcacactggagaaaaaccttacaagtgttcacCCTGTGACAAGAGATTCAGTCAGTCATCATATCCGAAAACACACGAGAGgatccacactggagaaaaaccttacaagtgttcacactgtgacaagagatTCAGTCAGTCATCATATCCGAAAACACACGAGAGGATCCACAGCAGAGAGaaaccttacaagtgttcacactgtgacGAGAGATTCAGTCAGTCATCAGATCTGAAAACACACGAGAGGATCCACAGCAGAGAGaaaccttacaagtgttcacactgtgacaagagatTCAGTCAGTCATCAGATCTGAAAACACACGAGAGGATCCACAGCAGAGAGaaaccttacaagtgttcacactggagagagaaGCCACTTAAAAAAAACCTAAAGTGA